One Kitasatospora sp. NBC_01266 genomic window carries:
- the pdxH gene encoding pyridoxamine 5'-phosphate oxidase has translation MRRQYAEAGLAEPELAPEPVTQFCRWFAQAERAGIAEPNAMVLSTADAEGRPSARTVLLKLFDERGFVFFTNYGSRKGGELTANPHAALLFPWHPIERQVIITGSVERTGRDETAAYFRTRPHGSQLGAWASEQSSPVASREVLERRYAELASRYPEGEGVPVPPFWGGFRVVPHTVEFWQGRPNRLHDRLVYTAAEQGWTVRRLCP, from the coding sequence ATGCGCCGTCAGTACGCCGAGGCGGGTCTGGCCGAGCCAGAGCTGGCCCCCGAGCCGGTGACCCAGTTCTGCCGCTGGTTCGCGCAGGCCGAGCGGGCCGGGATCGCCGAGCCCAACGCGATGGTGCTCTCCACCGCCGACGCCGAGGGCCGCCCCAGCGCCCGGACCGTGCTGCTGAAGCTCTTCGACGAGCGCGGCTTCGTCTTCTTCACCAACTACGGCTCGCGCAAGGGCGGCGAACTGACGGCCAATCCGCACGCCGCGCTGCTCTTCCCCTGGCATCCGATCGAGCGTCAGGTGATCATCACCGGCAGCGTCGAGCGGACCGGCCGGGACGAGACCGCGGCCTACTTCCGCACCCGCCCGCACGGCTCGCAGCTCGGTGCCTGGGCCAGTGAGCAGTCCAGCCCGGTCGCCTCCCGCGAGGTGCTGGAGCGGCGCTACGCCGAACTCGCCTCCCGCTACCCCGAGGGCGAGGGCGTCCCGGTGCCGCCGTTCTGGGGCGGCTTCCGGGTGGTCCCGCACACGGTGGAGTTCTGGCAGGGGCGGCCGAACCGGCTGCACGACCGGCTGGTCTACACGGCGGCGGAGCAGGGCTGGACGGTGCGGCGGCTCTGCCCGTAG
- the fxsT gene encoding FxSxx-COOH system tetratricopeptide repeat protein produces MEPYVFLSYARVDDAGPELGTFFHDLWAELVEQDPQAAALPGFRDIERIRLGADWERMLAQAVAGCRSMVALYSPAYFASVFCGKEWTAFRSRVTAFRDETGWDPRALVPVLWEPVPAELPPPVAELQYSEPALGERYARLGLRALIRADPRGEEYRRVVEVLAGRVRLAASRARLPGLPGLDLREFQGAFPVGGPVLPRELCVSYAPADRLWAEWAAGELAALGYRTSLHSVASSAADAGAELGRALDGRGRVLAVLTSDYLRYPRSGELGQALAEYEPAPGVPSLVLVAVHEITGPLPEPLANRPLGDPLPSSAPAAAARLAAAVGRPPHDPAAPPSPAHRLGGFPTDRPAVLDGPVRNPAFTGRDEVLETLRDGFLAAGAPAVQVLLGMGGVGKTQTAAEYAHRFAAGYDVVWWINAEQPEFIAPRLAQLAARLGLESHEDSADAANRVLEALRTGRPYGRWLLIFDNAGAPQEVRRWLPDGPAGGHLLITSRDQAWARRERPVELGVLRRPESLQLLARLHPGLAAEAAAELAAGLGDLPLAIVPAALWLRESGMPVAGYLELLDSMATELLERTWLPDGDYPRSAAASWLLSLAELRRTSPPAAELLEICAHFGPAPIPARLLFSPRLARRLQPVGQPDPADPVGARLGVGELVKLIHRSGLGRADAGSETLSVHRLVQGVVRDQVTGERREQLRATVQSVLAAACPPNPDLLDDWPAYDELLPHLWPCGAAHSADPEVREWIANSVRHLHRRGLDAQARELAERTLALWRQPADGSAGPADDEPAVLRLRFELANVLRALGRYQDCSAIDRDVAERSHRRLGPEHPLTLSAESSLGGDLRALGSFLAARELDRATLRTAEQVLGSEHQRVRKLTNNLAWSEYLAGDWRAGSRLHERVLRFQHQALGPAALDTFWSANSYAHVLRATGRLREALGLLEETDRLCRQTLSDRHLLALWTRQGMAATCFRLGRLAQAEELGGAAYRGSVEVLGAGNPHTLAAASIFAAVLHARGQRGQAVPIAEQAYRQARSRFGGQHPLTSVLAANLAVHLRAAGRVAQAEALAERAMARFRAELGEEHPDFGAMMVNHAGGLALAGERDAAARLGARAAELLTGLLGPEHGNCLVAQSNLALDLVATGRPAQAEGLRAQCLRRAHAVFGADHPIGVAVAEGKRLAIEIEPYLI; encoded by the coding sequence GTGGAGCCGTACGTCTTCCTGAGCTACGCGCGGGTCGACGACGCCGGTCCGGAGCTCGGCACGTTCTTCCACGACCTCTGGGCCGAGCTGGTCGAACAGGATCCGCAGGCCGCCGCGCTGCCCGGGTTCCGCGACATCGAGCGGATCCGGCTGGGCGCCGACTGGGAGCGGATGCTGGCGCAGGCGGTGGCCGGCTGCCGGTCGATGGTGGCGCTCTACTCCCCGGCCTACTTCGCCAGCGTCTTCTGCGGCAAGGAGTGGACGGCCTTCCGCTCCCGGGTCACCGCGTTCCGGGACGAGACCGGCTGGGATCCCCGGGCGCTGGTTCCGGTGCTCTGGGAGCCGGTGCCCGCCGAGCTTCCCCCGCCGGTGGCCGAACTCCAGTACAGCGAACCGGCGCTGGGCGAGCGCTACGCGCGGCTCGGCCTGCGCGCGCTGATTCGCGCGGACCCGCGCGGCGAGGAGTACCGCCGGGTGGTCGAGGTGCTGGCCGGCCGGGTCCGGCTGGCCGCGAGCCGGGCCCGGCTGCCGGGTCTGCCCGGCCTGGACCTGAGGGAGTTCCAGGGCGCCTTTCCGGTGGGCGGTCCGGTCCTGCCACGAGAGTTGTGCGTCAGCTACGCGCCCGCCGACCGGCTGTGGGCGGAGTGGGCGGCCGGAGAGCTCGCCGCGCTCGGCTACCGCACCTCGCTGCACAGCGTGGCGTCGTCGGCCGCCGACGCGGGCGCCGAGCTGGGGCGGGCGCTCGACGGCCGGGGGCGGGTGCTGGCCGTCCTGACGTCCGACTACCTCCGCTACCCACGATCGGGTGAACTCGGGCAGGCGCTGGCCGAGTACGAGCCGGCGCCCGGGGTGCCGTCGCTGGTCCTCGTCGCGGTGCACGAGATCACCGGCCCGCTGCCCGAGCCGCTGGCGAACCGTCCGCTCGGTGACCCGCTGCCCTCCTCGGCCCCGGCCGCGGCGGCCCGGCTCGCCGCCGCGGTCGGCAGGCCGCCGCACGATCCGGCCGCGCCGCCGTCGCCCGCCCACCGCTTGGGCGGCTTCCCCACCGACCGTCCCGCGGTCCTCGACGGGCCGGTCCGCAACCCGGCCTTCACCGGACGCGACGAGGTGCTGGAGACCCTGCGGGACGGCTTCCTGGCGGCCGGCGCACCGGCGGTCCAGGTCCTGCTCGGCATGGGCGGGGTGGGCAAGACCCAGACCGCGGCGGAGTATGCCCACCGCTTCGCGGCCGGCTACGACGTGGTCTGGTGGATCAACGCCGAGCAGCCCGAGTTCATCGCCCCCCGGCTGGCCCAACTGGCCGCCCGGCTCGGATTGGAGAGCCACGAGGACAGCGCCGACGCCGCGAACCGGGTGCTGGAGGCGCTGCGCACCGGCCGCCCGTACGGCCGCTGGCTGCTGATCTTCGACAACGCCGGCGCGCCGCAGGAGGTGCGGCGCTGGCTGCCCGACGGACCGGCCGGCGGCCACCTGCTGATCACCTCGCGCGACCAGGCCTGGGCGCGCCGCGAGCGCCCGGTCGAACTCGGTGTGCTGCGCCGGCCGGAGAGCCTCCAGCTGCTGGCACGGCTGCATCCCGGGCTGGCGGCGGAGGCCGCCGCGGAGCTGGCCGCCGGCCTGGGCGACCTGCCGCTGGCGATCGTCCCGGCGGCGCTGTGGCTGCGGGAGAGCGGCATGCCGGTGGCCGGCTACCTGGAGCTGCTGGACAGCATGGCCACCGAGCTGCTGGAGCGCACCTGGCTGCCGGACGGGGACTACCCGCGATCGGCCGCCGCGAGCTGGCTGCTGTCGCTCGCCGAACTGCGCAGGACCAGCCCGCCGGCCGCCGAACTGCTGGAGATCTGCGCCCACTTCGGCCCCGCCCCGATCCCGGCTCGGCTGCTCTTCAGCCCCCGGCTGGCCCGCCGCCTCCAGCCGGTGGGCCAGCCGGACCCGGCGGACCCGGTGGGCGCCCGGCTGGGCGTCGGCGAGCTGGTGAAGCTGATCCACCGCAGCGGCCTGGGCCGGGCCGACGCGGGCAGTGAGACGCTCTCGGTGCACCGGCTGGTCCAGGGGGTGGTCCGGGACCAGGTCACCGGCGAGCGCCGGGAGCAACTGCGCGCGACGGTGCAGTCGGTGCTCGCGGCGGCCTGCCCGCCGAACCCCGATCTGCTCGACGACTGGCCGGCCTACGACGAGCTGCTGCCGCACCTGTGGCCCTGCGGCGCGGCGCACAGCGCCGACCCCGAGGTGCGGGAGTGGATCGCCAACTCGGTCCGCCACCTGCACCGGCGCGGGCTCGACGCGCAGGCGCGGGAGCTGGCCGAGCGCACCCTGGCGCTCTGGCGGCAGCCGGCGGACGGCAGCGCCGGCCCGGCCGACGACGAGCCGGCGGTGCTGCGGCTGCGCTTCGAACTCGCCAACGTGCTGCGCGCGCTCGGCAGATACCAGGACTGCTCCGCCATCGACCGGGACGTGGCCGAGCGGTCGCACCGCCGACTGGGGCCGGAGCACCCGCTGACCCTGTCCGCCGAGAGCAGCCTCGGTGGTGATCTGCGGGCGCTCGGCAGCTTCCTGGCGGCGAGGGAACTCGACCGGGCCACCTTGCGCACGGCCGAGCAGGTGCTGGGCAGCGAGCACCAGCGGGTCCGGAAGCTGACCAACAACCTTGCCTGGTCCGAGTACCTGGCCGGTGACTGGCGAGCGGGGTCGCGGCTGCACGAGCGTGTTCTCCGCTTCCAGCACCAGGCGCTCGGCCCCGCCGCCCTCGACACGTTCTGGTCGGCCAACAGCTACGCGCACGTGCTGCGGGCCACCGGCCGGCTGCGGGAGGCGCTGGGCCTGCTGGAGGAGACGGACCGGCTCTGCCGGCAGACCCTCAGCGACCGCCACCTGCTGGCCCTGTGGACCCGCCAGGGGATGGCAGCGACCTGCTTCCGGCTCGGCCGGCTCGCGCAGGCCGAGGAGCTGGGCGGCGCGGCCTACCGCGGCAGTGTCGAGGTGCTCGGCGCCGGAAACCCGCACACCCTGGCCGCCGCGAGCATCTTCGCCGCCGTGCTCCACGCGCGGGGCCAGCGCGGGCAGGCCGTGCCGATCGCCGAACAGGCCTACCGGCAGGCCCGGTCCAGGTTCGGCGGGCAGCACCCGCTGACCTCGGTGCTCGCCGCGAACCTCGCCGTGCACCTGCGGGCCGCCGGCCGCGTCGCGCAGGCCGAGGCGCTCGCCGAGCGGGCCATGGCGCGGTTCCGGGCGGAACTCGGCGAGGAGCACCCCGACTTCGGGGCGATGATGGTCAACCACGCCGGTGGCCTGGCGCTGGCCGGCGAGCGCGACGCGGCGGCCCGGCTCGGTGCCCGGGCGGCCGAGCTGCTGACCGGCCTGCTCGGGCCGGAGCACGGCAACTGCCTGGTGGCGCAGTCGAATCTGGCTCTCGATCTGGTCGCGACGGGCCGGCCGGCGCAGGCCGAGGGGCTGCGCGCGCAGTGCCTGCGGCGGGCCCACGCGGTGTTCGGCGCGGACCACCCGATCGGCGTGGCGGTGGCCGAAGGCAAGCGCCTCGCCATCGAGATCGAGCCGTATCTGATCTGA
- the fxsBH gene encoding radical SAM/SPASM protein FxsBH, inactivated beta-hydroxylase extension form, producing the protein MTHQPVPFAQFVLKVHSRCDLACDHCYVYEHADTSWRGRPRAVTAQVLDRTAERIAEHAAEHRLRAVHVVLHGGEPLLAGPVVLRRAAESLRAALPPDCALDLRIHTNGVRLDRALCELFDELDIKVGISLDGDASANDRHRRFADGRSSYRQVIAAVALLRRPEFRHLYAGLLCTIDVENDPIAVYDALLALEPPRIDFLLPHATWDELPKRPAGAGEHPYADWLLAIHRRWQEQGRPVPVRTFDSIHRTLRGGSSLTESLGLDPADLVVIETDGSFEQADSLKTAYDGAPATGFDIFANTLDEVARHPGMMARQSGLAGLGEECRRCPVVRSCGGGLYAHRWRTGAGFDNPSVFCGDLMRLITTIRDRVTPAAVPLPSGGPGPRLTDEQFGRLAGGHGDGATVAALAAGQLDLTRRLLAAVGPAAGPAWQLLTALDTEAPGAVDAVLAHPYVRAWAVRCLRGDGAGGSGEPAADLGGLAEIAAAALIRSGRGEQLAVPVRGGELHLPTLGRVLVGGSGQALVRGGPDGFTVRAPGGAEQVIGFDQPAGERWLPVRRVAFAGGWSVALEDLDPQRDSYRRPVEQRLTQEAFADWTGALREAWELMLRDLPQYAAGIAAGLGCITPLRPAASGGQVGAAARQAFGAVGIARPATAPLLALLIVREFQRVKLGAVLDFHDLYDRADRRRFQVPWHDDPSSLEGLLQGTYARLAVTEFWGTRAAAYDGVGGEAAEHARRQLARCRAEIEQAIDTLGECAALTDSGLRFVEGMRSTVAPWWQAPVGQQAEPAARRAVEVNPADRQEERSVPMVAGG; encoded by the coding sequence ATGACGCACCAACCGGTGCCATTCGCGCAGTTTGTCCTCAAAGTCCACAGCCGTTGTGATCTCGCATGTGACCACTGCTATGTCTACGAGCACGCCGACACCAGCTGGCGGGGCAGGCCCAGGGCGGTCACGGCACAGGTGCTCGACCGGACGGCCGAGCGGATCGCGGAGCACGCGGCGGAGCACCGGCTGCGCGCCGTCCACGTCGTCCTGCACGGTGGGGAACCCCTGCTCGCCGGCCCGGTCGTACTGCGCCGGGCCGCCGAGAGCCTGCGCGCCGCGCTGCCGCCGGACTGCGCGCTGGACCTGCGGATCCACACCAACGGCGTGCGGCTGGACCGGGCGCTGTGCGAACTCTTCGACGAGCTGGACATCAAGGTCGGCATCTCGCTGGACGGGGACGCGAGCGCCAACGACCGGCACCGCCGGTTCGCCGACGGCCGCAGCAGCTACCGCCAGGTGATCGCGGCGGTCGCCCTGCTGCGTCGGCCCGAGTTCCGGCACCTCTACGCGGGGCTGCTCTGCACCATCGACGTCGAGAACGACCCGATCGCCGTCTACGACGCCCTGCTGGCGCTGGAGCCGCCGCGGATCGACTTCCTGCTGCCGCACGCCACCTGGGACGAGTTGCCGAAACGTCCCGCCGGTGCGGGTGAGCACCCGTATGCCGACTGGCTGCTGGCGATCCACCGGCGCTGGCAGGAGCAGGGGCGCCCGGTCCCGGTGCGGACCTTCGACTCGATCCACCGGACCCTGCGCGGCGGCTCCAGCCTGACCGAGTCGCTGGGGCTGGATCCGGCCGATCTGGTGGTGATCGAGACCGATGGCAGTTTCGAGCAGGCCGACAGCCTCAAAACGGCCTACGACGGTGCACCGGCGACCGGATTCGACATCTTCGCGAACACCTTGGACGAGGTCGCCCGCCATCCGGGGATGATGGCCCGGCAGTCCGGTCTGGCCGGACTGGGCGAGGAGTGCCGGCGCTGCCCGGTGGTCCGTAGCTGCGGCGGCGGGCTGTACGCCCACCGCTGGCGCACCGGTGCCGGATTCGACAATCCGTCCGTCTTCTGTGGAGACCTGATGCGGCTGATCACCACCATTCGGGACCGGGTCACCCCGGCGGCGGTTCCGCTGCCCTCCGGTGGCCCCGGACCACGGCTGACGGACGAGCAGTTCGGCCGGCTGGCCGGCGGACACGGCGACGGCGCCACCGTGGCGGCCCTGGCGGCCGGTCAACTCGACCTGACCCGGCGCCTGCTGGCCGCCGTCGGCCCGGCCGCCGGCCCGGCCTGGCAGCTGCTCACCGCGCTGGACACCGAGGCGCCCGGCGCGGTGGACGCGGTGCTCGCGCACCCGTACGTCCGGGCCTGGGCGGTGCGCTGCCTGCGCGGTGACGGTGCCGGCGGCAGCGGCGAACCGGCGGCCGACCTGGGCGGGTTGGCCGAGATCGCCGCCGCCGCGCTGATCAGGTCGGGGCGCGGTGAGCAACTGGCGGTCCCGGTGCGGGGCGGCGAGTTGCACCTGCCGACGCTCGGCCGGGTGCTGGTCGGCGGCTCGGGGCAGGCACTGGTGCGCGGCGGCCCGGACGGCTTCACCGTGCGGGCGCCGGGCGGTGCCGAGCAGGTGATCGGGTTCGACCAGCCGGCCGGCGAGCGCTGGCTGCCGGTGCGCCGGGTCGCCTTCGCCGGCGGCTGGTCGGTGGCGCTGGAGGACCTCGACCCGCAGCGGGACAGCTACCGCCGCCCGGTGGAGCAGCGGTTGACCCAGGAGGCGTTCGCCGACTGGACCGGCGCGCTGCGCGAGGCGTGGGAGCTGATGCTGCGCGACCTGCCGCAGTACGCCGCCGGGATCGCCGCCGGGCTGGGCTGCATCACCCCGCTGCGCCCCGCCGCGTCCGGCGGGCAGGTCGGCGCGGCGGCCCGGCAGGCCTTCGGCGCGGTCGGCATCGCCCGCCCGGCCACCGCGCCGCTGCTGGCCCTGCTGATCGTCCGGGAGTTCCAACGCGTCAAGCTGGGCGCGGTGCTGGACTTCCACGACCTGTACGACCGGGCCGACCGGCGCCGCTTCCAGGTCCCGTGGCACGACGACCCGAGCTCGCTCGAGGGGCTGCTGCAGGGGACCTACGCGCGGCTGGCGGTGACCGAGTTCTGGGGGACCCGGGCGGCGGCCTACGACGGGGTGGGGGGCGAGGCGGCCGAGCACGCCCGGCGGCAACTGGCCCGCTGCCGGGCGGAGATCGAGCAGGCCATCGACACCTTGGGGGAGTGCGCGGCGCTGACCGATTCCGGACTGCGGTTCGTTGAGGGGATGCGGAGCACCGTGGCACCCTGGTGGCAGGCTCCGGTCGGGCAGCAGGCCGAGCCGGCGGCTCGTCGTGCGGTGGAGGTGAACCCTGCCGATCGGCAGGAGGAGCGGTCCGTGCCGATGGTCGCGGGAGGCTGA
- a CDS encoding aminoglycoside N(3)-acetyltransferase, giving the protein MYSVGELAGQLRQLGLSERSGVVLVHASLRTLGEVEHGSAGVLAALRSALGPGGTLLAFTGTPENSDTSRLDAVATRGLDRAALAAYRRAMPPFDPLTTPSSPSMGRLSEELRTAPGALRSAHPQTSFAALGPMSGALIADHPLDCHLGERSPIGRLYKAGGQVLMLGASMDRCTVLHLAQYRVPGAPRKRYGCQVTGPDGAPHWVRFEGLDLDDVHFPRLLAAIRGQLTEARSGRVGDADCLLLSAVQSVDAATEWLVQHPQALGL; this is encoded by the coding sequence ATGTACTCCGTCGGTGAACTGGCCGGCCAGTTGCGACAGCTGGGCCTGTCCGAGCGCAGCGGCGTGGTGCTGGTGCACGCCTCGCTGCGCACGCTCGGCGAGGTCGAGCACGGCTCCGCCGGCGTGCTGGCCGCGCTGCGGTCCGCGCTGGGCCCCGGCGGCACGCTGCTGGCCTTCACCGGGACACCGGAGAACTCGGACACCTCCCGCCTGGACGCGGTGGCGACCAGGGGGCTGGACCGGGCGGCGCTGGCGGCCTACCGCCGGGCCATGCCGCCGTTCGACCCGCTGACCACCCCCAGCTCGCCGAGCATGGGCCGGCTCTCGGAGGAGCTGCGGACCGCGCCCGGCGCGCTGCGCAGCGCCCATCCGCAGACCTCCTTCGCCGCGCTCGGCCCGATGAGCGGCGCCCTGATCGCGGACCACCCGCTCGACTGCCATCTGGGCGAGCGCTCGCCGATCGGGCGGCTCTACAAGGCGGGGGGCCAGGTGCTGATGCTCGGCGCCTCGATGGACCGGTGCACCGTCCTGCACCTCGCCCAGTACCGGGTCCCCGGTGCGCCGAGGAAACGGTACGGCTGCCAGGTCACCGGCCCGGACGGCGCGCCGCACTGGGTGCGGTTCGAGGGGCTGGACCTCGACGACGTGCACTTCCCGCGGCTGCTGGCGGCGATCCGCGGGCAGCTGACCGAGGCCCGGTCCGGTCGGGTCGGGGACGCGGACTGCCTGCTGCTGTCGGCCGTCCAGAGCGTCGACGCGGCGACCGAGTGGCTGGTCCAGCACCCGCAGGCGCTCGGACTTTGA
- a CDS encoding TIR-like protein FxsC → MNDAASGPRAAAKPHFFLSYAHMPAVGSRNPNLRVARFYQDLCEAVLQLTPLPTSDPVGFMDETMHQGDNWAVKISEALATCRVFVPLYHPRLFRSTPCGQEWYTFAQRSAGAPGGTARNSAIVPVLWVGMHEDSLPPVAGAVQFKHSSFPQEYVEDGLYALMAQRHHREKYEEVVFRLGRRIVDVAQETVVPVVDPVDFTSNPSAFPGPSAADQLTIVVLSYRDSEVPSHRDPAYYGAGRTDWHPYERGTATALAEQAAQLARQCDLNPSIHEFDAAVGRLMELERPSGPGVVLVDRWVLQDPVRRALVRDFARRNPSWVTVVEPWNQDDPQCAANKAAMAALSENVLRWRGNAARPSFNSAEDGDAEGIPTARAFGVAFQHAAVRAQRAFKARGLPRPSGTGEPRPRLLGAFGSLTTPYPGRTAGTDNDEDHDGGNHDV, encoded by the coding sequence GTGAACGACGCTGCGAGCGGTCCGCGGGCCGCCGCGAAGCCGCATTTCTTTTTGAGCTACGCGCACATGCCCGCCGTGGGCTCACGCAATCCCAACCTGAGGGTGGCGCGGTTCTACCAGGACCTGTGCGAGGCGGTCCTGCAGTTGACGCCGCTGCCGACCTCCGATCCGGTCGGCTTCATGGACGAGACCATGCACCAGGGAGACAACTGGGCGGTGAAGATCTCCGAGGCGCTCGCCACCTGCCGGGTCTTCGTCCCGCTCTACCACCCGCGGCTGTTCCGCAGCACGCCCTGCGGCCAGGAGTGGTACACCTTCGCCCAGCGCTCGGCGGGGGCGCCGGGCGGCACGGCCCGCAACTCGGCGATCGTCCCGGTGCTCTGGGTGGGGATGCACGAGGACTCGCTGCCCCCGGTGGCCGGGGCGGTGCAGTTCAAGCACTCCAGCTTCCCGCAGGAGTACGTCGAGGACGGCCTGTACGCGCTGATGGCGCAGCGCCACCACCGGGAGAAGTACGAGGAGGTGGTCTTCCGGCTGGGCCGCCGGATCGTGGATGTGGCCCAGGAGACGGTGGTCCCGGTGGTGGACCCGGTCGACTTCACCAGCAATCCGTCCGCCTTCCCCGGCCCCTCGGCGGCCGACCAGTTGACCATCGTGGTGCTCTCCTACCGGGACTCCGAGGTGCCCTCGCACCGCGACCCCGCCTACTACGGCGCGGGCCGCACCGACTGGCACCCGTACGAGCGCGGAACCGCCACCGCGCTGGCCGAACAGGCGGCGCAGCTCGCCCGGCAGTGCGACCTGAACCCCAGCATCCACGAGTTCGACGCCGCCGTGGGCCGGTTGATGGAGCTGGAGCGGCCCAGCGGGCCGGGCGTGGTGCTGGTTGACCGCTGGGTGCTGCAGGACCCGGTGCGGCGGGCGCTGGTGCGGGACTTCGCCCGGCGCAACCCGTCCTGGGTGACCGTGGTGGAGCCGTGGAACCAGGACGACCCGCAGTGCGCGGCGAACAAGGCGGCGATGGCGGCCCTGAGCGAGAACGTGCTGCGCTGGCGCGGCAACGCCGCCAGACCCAGCTTCAACTCCGCCGAGGACGGCGACGCCGAGGGGATCCCCACCGCGAGGGCCTTCGGGGTGGCCTTCCAGCACGCCGCGGTGCGGGCACAACGGGCTTTCAAGGCACGCGGACTGCCGCGGCCATCGGGTACCGGGGAGCCCAGACCCCGGCTGCTGGGCGCCTTCGGGTCGCTCACCACGCCGTATCCGGGCAGAACAGCGGGGACCGACAACGACGAGGACCACGACGGAGGAAACCATGACGTCTGA